Proteins from a genomic interval of Micromonospora sp. NBC_00389:
- a CDS encoding ISL3 family transposase, with protein MRSARVWAVLFGVEQAVVEGVEFDQAESLLVARVRVCRGARRRCPHCGRRCVGYDAGARRRWRALDLGAVRAVVEADAPRVSCPDHGVVVAAVPWARHGAGHTRAFDATVAWLAVHTAKSAVSRLMRIGWRTVGAIVARVWADTGAVTDRYDGLRRIGIDEVSYKKGHRYLTVVVDHDSGRLVWAAPGKSAATLHAFFDLLGPGRAAAITHVSADGADWITTVVRRRCPRAVRCADPFHVVAWASDAVDRVRRQVWNEAAGRGAGRRGVAVGEARMLKNTRWALWKNPQNLTDAQQAKLAWIAKTHPRLHRAWALKEGLRLVFTLAKTSPTAAVEALDRWIGWARRSRIDIFIDLQRRITRHRDAIIASIEHGLSNGRIESVNAKIRLITRMAFGFHSPDALIALAMLSLGGHRPELPRR; from the coding sequence ATGCGTTCTGCCAGGGTATGGGCTGTGCTGTTCGGGGTCGAGCAGGCGGTTGTTGAGGGTGTCGAGTTCGATCAGGCTGAGTCGTTGTTGGTGGCTCGGGTGCGGGTGTGTCGGGGTGCGCGGCGGCGGTGTCCGCATTGCGGGCGGCGGTGTGTCGGCTATGACGCTGGTGCCCGGCGGCGGTGGCGGGCGTTGGATCTGGGTGCGGTGCGGGCGGTGGTTGAGGCCGACGCGCCGCGGGTGTCGTGTCCGGATCATGGTGTGGTGGTCGCGGCGGTGCCGTGGGCTCGTCATGGGGCGGGGCATACGCGGGCGTTCGACGCGACGGTGGCGTGGTTGGCGGTGCATACGGCGAAGTCCGCGGTGTCGCGGCTGATGCGGATCGGGTGGCGCACGGTCGGGGCGATCGTGGCCCGGGTATGGGCCGACACCGGTGCCGTGACGGATCGCTATGACGGGTTACGCCGGATCGGTATTGATGAGGTCAGTTACAAGAAGGGCCACCGGTATCTGACGGTGGTCGTCGATCATGACAGCGGTCGGCTGGTCTGGGCCGCGCCCGGCAAGAGCGCGGCCACGTTGCACGCGTTCTTCGACCTGCTCGGTCCCGGCCGCGCCGCCGCGATCACTCATGTGTCCGCTGACGGCGCCGATTGGATCACCACGGTGGTCCGGCGCCGGTGCCCCCGAGCAGTCCGATGCGCTGACCCGTTCCACGTGGTCGCCTGGGCCAGCGACGCCGTGGACCGGGTCCGCCGTCAGGTCTGGAACGAAGCCGCAGGTCGAGGGGCCGGTCGTCGCGGCGTCGCCGTTGGTGAGGCCCGGATGTTGAAGAACACCCGTTGGGCGTTGTGGAAAAACCCGCAGAACCTCACCGACGCCCAGCAGGCCAAACTCGCCTGGATCGCCAAGACCCACCCCCGCCTGCACCGAGCATGGGCGTTGAAGGAAGGCCTACGACTGGTGTTCACCCTGGCCAAGACCAGCCCGACCGCCGCGGTCGAAGCCCTCGACCGGTGGATCGGATGGGCCCGCCGCAGCCGCATCGACATCTTCATCGACCTGCAACGACGCATCACACGACACCGCGACGCCATCATCGCGTCCATCGAACACGGCCTGTCCAACGGCCGCATCGAATCCGTCAACGCCAAGATCCGCCTGATCACCCGGATGGCCTTCGGATTCCACTCACCCGACGCCCTCATCGCCCTGGCCATGCTCAGCCTCGGCGGCCACCGACCCGAACTACCCCGAAGATGA
- a CDS encoding helix-turn-helix domain-containing protein, with amino-acid sequence MSSTRLVTLLGATVRRQRHLRELSQRELAELAGVSQAAVARIESGDRAPSILVLERLLAAMDVQLAVGVEPLDAHLDARIAELAARPLAERIDELGLDRALDRLADFPQVITGGTAALLQGAPVPVDALEIAVRWHDSERLTRWLEAAYGQRWNARWGEFGGVRLEPEEQGEHLWSTRYGEIRATMCDELPETIEVRHAGRGYRVVPLAQLELTDPRAGDLLRRYRARQLASGR; translated from the coding sequence ATGTCATCCACTCGCCTCGTCACCCTCCTCGGTGCCACCGTGCGACGACAACGACACCTGCGCGAGCTGAGCCAGCGCGAGCTTGCCGAACTGGCCGGTGTCAGCCAGGCCGCGGTGGCCCGGATCGAAAGCGGCGATCGGGCGCCCAGCATCCTGGTGTTGGAGCGGTTGCTCGCCGCCATGGATGTCCAGTTGGCCGTCGGGGTCGAGCCGCTCGACGCCCACCTCGACGCCCGGATCGCCGAACTGGCCGCCCGACCGCTTGCCGAGCGCATCGACGAGCTTGGCCTGGATCGGGCGCTGGACCGGCTCGCCGACTTCCCGCAGGTGATCACCGGAGGCACGGCGGCGCTGTTGCAGGGCGCGCCGGTGCCCGTCGACGCACTGGAGATCGCCGTGCGTTGGCACGACTCGGAACGGCTCACCCGCTGGCTGGAGGCGGCCTACGGCCAGCGGTGGAACGCCCGTTGGGGTGAGTTCGGCGGGGTGCGGTTGGAGCCCGAGGAGCAGGGCGAACACCTCTGGTCGACCCGCTACGGCGAGATCAGGGCGACGATGTGCGACGAGCTGCCCGAGACGATCGAGGTGCGCCACGCTGGACGGGGTTACCGGGTGGTGCCGCTGGCCCAACTGGAGCTGACCGACCCGCGAGCCGGCGACCTGCTGCGCCGCTACCGGGCCCGGCAGCTAGCCAGCGGCCGCTGA
- the ung gene encoding uracil-DNA glycosylase: MSDDGPTLDLPALLPQGWRTALTPHLDPSRTAELAAFVAGEYAARAVFPPVEDLFSAYRLCAPADCRVLILGQDPYHKAGQAHGLSFSVREGVTVPPSLRNVFKELGEDLGVPKPRGGNLSGWAAQGVLLLNSVLTVREATPGSHANRGWEEFTDATIRALDALDSRVVFLLWGGYARKKAALVTNPQHVVLEAGHPSPMNPRGFLGSRPFSAANKALADAGLPTIDWERTTGSAAAG; this comes from the coding sequence ATGTCCGACGACGGCCCCACCCTGGACCTGCCGGCGCTGCTGCCGCAGGGCTGGCGTACCGCGCTCACCCCGCACCTCGACCCGTCCCGCACCGCGGAGCTGGCCGCGTTCGTCGCGGGGGAATACGCCGCCCGCGCCGTCTTCCCGCCGGTCGAGGACCTCTTCTCGGCCTACCGGCTCTGCGCGCCGGCCGACTGCCGGGTTCTGATCCTCGGGCAGGACCCCTACCACAAGGCGGGGCAGGCGCACGGGCTCAGCTTCAGCGTGCGGGAGGGCGTGACCGTGCCGCCGTCGCTGCGCAACGTCTTCAAGGAGTTGGGCGAGGATCTCGGCGTGCCGAAGCCGCGCGGCGGCAACCTCAGTGGCTGGGCGGCGCAGGGCGTGCTGTTGCTCAACTCCGTCCTCACCGTCCGTGAGGCCACGCCCGGCTCGCACGCCAACCGCGGCTGGGAGGAGTTCACCGACGCCACCATCCGGGCGCTCGACGCGCTGGATTCCCGGGTGGTCTTCCTGCTCTGGGGCGGCTACGCGCGCAAGAAGGCCGCCCTGGTCACCAACCCGCAGCACGTGGTGCTGGAGGCCGGGCACCCCAGCCCGATGAATCCGCGCGGTTTCCTGGGCAGCCGCCCGTTCAGTGCGGCCAACAAGGCGCTCGCCGACGCCGGCCTGCCCACCATCGACTGGGAGCGCACCACCGGTTCAGCGGCCGCTGGCTAG
- a CDS encoding lipase family protein, which produces MSGAPAAASDLSTPVVSRGVTIPAFYNPPAQLPAANGTLIRSEPLPLGLSIPGLDGRPMPGTATRLMYRSTDSNGQAVGVTGAYIEPSAAWRGTGPRPLVAVASGTMGQGDQCAPSLALQYPLTLRGDTVSVGYESLAIYRLLSTGAAVVVTDYVGLGATDRVHTYVNRLDQGHALLDAARAARAVPGASVTRDSRVGLYGYSQGGGASAAAAELQPTYAPELPLAGSYVGAPPADLTTVLKGIDGSALTGALGWSMNGFAQSDPALRDVIEANINSTGRAALTDVSTMCVGDVLFGYGFVKSTSWTVSGKSVGDVIAGSPPAQAALDRQRIGTLKPAGPVRLVTGIQDDIVPHQQARQLAVDWCRKGANITYEAISLPNLGDKILTNHLVPLITDQGDAVSWMADRLAGRTAYSNCWTMPLQP; this is translated from the coding sequence GTGTCCGGTGCACCGGCCGCCGCCTCCGACCTGTCGACGCCCGTCGTCTCCCGCGGTGTCACCATCCCCGCCTTCTACAACCCACCGGCCCAACTGCCCGCCGCCAACGGCACGCTGATCCGCAGCGAGCCCCTGCCGCTCGGCCTGAGCATTCCCGGGCTCGACGGTCGCCCGATGCCGGGCACGGCGACCCGGCTGATGTACCGGTCCACCGACTCCAACGGCCAGGCCGTCGGGGTGACCGGCGCCTACATCGAACCGTCGGCGGCGTGGCGGGGCACCGGCCCGCGCCCACTGGTGGCCGTCGCCTCCGGCACCATGGGCCAGGGCGACCAGTGCGCGCCCTCGCTGGCGTTGCAGTACCCGTTGACCCTGCGCGGCGACACCGTGTCGGTCGGCTACGAGTCCCTGGCCATCTACCGCCTCCTCTCCACCGGCGCGGCGGTCGTCGTCACCGACTACGTCGGTCTGGGCGCCACCGACCGGGTGCACACCTACGTCAACCGCCTCGACCAGGGGCACGCCCTGCTGGACGCGGCCCGCGCAGCGCGCGCCGTGCCGGGCGCGTCGGTCACCCGGGACTCACGCGTCGGCCTGTACGGCTACAGCCAGGGCGGCGGCGCCAGCGCCGCGGCCGCGGAACTTCAGCCCACCTACGCACCCGAGTTGCCACTGGCCGGCAGCTACGTTGGCGCGCCGCCCGCCGACCTGACCACGGTCCTCAAGGGCATCGACGGCAGCGCCCTGACGGGTGCGCTCGGCTGGTCGATGAACGGCTTCGCCCAGTCCGACCCGGCCCTGCGGGACGTCATCGAGGCGAACATCAACAGCACCGGCAGGGCGGCGCTGACGGACGTGTCGACCATGTGCGTCGGCGACGTGCTCTTCGGTTACGGCTTCGTGAAGAGCACCAGCTGGACCGTCAGCGGCAAATCCGTCGGTGACGTCATCGCGGGCTCGCCCCCGGCGCAAGCGGCGCTCGACCGCCAGCGCATCGGCACGCTCAAGCCCGCCGGCCCGGTACGCCTGGTGACCGGCATCCAGGACGACATCGTTCCCCACCAGCAGGCCCGCCAGCTGGCCGTGGACTGGTGCCGCAAGGGTGCCAACATCACGTACGAGGCCATCAGCCTGCCGAACCTCGGAGACAAGATCCTCACCAACCACCTGGTTCCGCTCATCACCGACCAGGGCGACGCGGTGTCCTGGATGGCCGACCGGCTCGCGGGCCGGACCGCCTACTCCAACTGCTGGACGATGCCCCTTCAGCCCTAG
- the tsaE gene encoding tRNA (adenosine(37)-N6)-threonylcarbamoyltransferase complex ATPase subunit type 1 TsaE, translated as MSHVVKLSAVEDTREFGLQLAGLLRAGDLVLLTGPLGAGKTALTQGIGAGLGVLGDITSPTFVIARVHRPDPARGGRVALVHADAYRLGDATDPRAEIDDLDLDASIDESVTVVEWGEGLVEQLVDAHLRVRIDRRDDDTRVVELDPVGGDWARRLAALHPSPISTRGAGPADLER; from the coding sequence GTGAGTCACGTCGTCAAGCTGTCGGCCGTCGAAGACACTCGGGAGTTCGGCCTCCAACTGGCCGGGCTGCTGCGCGCCGGTGACCTGGTGCTGTTGACCGGCCCGCTGGGCGCCGGCAAGACCGCGCTCACCCAGGGCATCGGCGCCGGGCTCGGGGTTCTCGGGGACATCACCTCGCCGACGTTCGTGATCGCCCGGGTGCACCGACCCGACCCGGCCCGGGGCGGTCGGGTGGCCCTGGTGCACGCCGACGCGTACCGGCTGGGCGACGCCACCGACCCGCGCGCCGAGATCGACGATCTGGACCTGGACGCCTCGATCGACGAGTCGGTGACCGTGGTCGAGTGGGGCGAGGGCCTGGTCGAGCAGTTGGTCGACGCCCACCTGCGGGTGCGCATCGACCGCCGCGACGACGACACGCGGGTGGTCGAGCTGGACCCGGTCGGCGGCGACTGGGCGCGGCGACTGGCGGCCCTGCACCCCTCACCGATATCGACGAGGGGCGCCGGCCCGGCCGATCTGGAGCGCTAG
- a CDS encoding alpha/beta fold hydrolase gives MSARRIPRPRTAAGRVAGIVGAAVGVAAAGLAAGVATERTLVRRLKADPADRYAHEKFDEQWYDDAFRLELPDGTDIHVEVVEPTRPVSGHPTVVLVHGFCLDMGTFHFQRQMLAERGDYRIVAYDQPGHGRSGRLETGEYDLAVLGRTLRQVIDRTAPDGPLVLVGHSMGGMTIMAFAELFPELFGDRVVGTVLMATSGGLIAETKLVAPALLGRVGGPVLFMVSNATRYGGPVIDKARKSTSNVAWLLTRKYGFGTRKPSPALVSYVEMMNSRTSADTVTRYLRTLATHSRFPALAALADTPVLVVVGDKDMITPVTHSEEIVRRLPHAEFVQIQDSGHVVMLEHADEVNAALARFLESLESAEER, from the coding sequence GTGAGCGCGAGGCGCATCCCGCGTCCGCGGACCGCGGCTGGCCGGGTCGCCGGAATCGTCGGCGCCGCGGTCGGGGTGGCCGCGGCCGGCCTGGCCGCCGGCGTCGCGACCGAGCGCACCCTGGTCCGCCGGCTCAAGGCCGACCCGGCCGACCGCTACGCGCACGAGAAGTTCGACGAGCAGTGGTACGACGACGCGTTCCGGCTGGAGCTGCCGGACGGCACCGACATCCACGTCGAGGTGGTCGAGCCGACCCGCCCGGTCTCCGGGCATCCGACGGTGGTGCTGGTGCACGGCTTCTGCCTGGACATGGGCACGTTCCACTTCCAGCGGCAGATGCTCGCCGAGCGCGGCGACTACCGGATCGTGGCGTACGACCAGCCCGGTCACGGCCGGTCCGGCCGGCTGGAGACCGGCGAGTACGACCTCGCGGTGCTCGGCCGGACGTTGCGTCAGGTGATCGACCGGACCGCCCCGGACGGGCCGTTGGTGCTGGTCGGCCACTCGATGGGCGGCATGACCATCATGGCGTTCGCCGAGTTGTTCCCGGAGCTGTTCGGGGACCGGGTGGTGGGCACCGTGCTGATGGCCACCTCGGGCGGGCTGATCGCGGAGACCAAGCTGGTCGCGCCGGCGCTGCTCGGGCGGGTCGGCGGCCCGGTGCTGTTCATGGTGAGCAATGCCACCCGGTACGGCGGGCCGGTGATCGACAAGGCCCGCAAGTCGACCTCGAACGTTGCCTGGCTGCTTACCCGCAAGTACGGCTTCGGCACCCGCAAGCCCAGCCCGGCACTGGTGTCCTACGTGGAGATGATGAACTCCCGGACGTCGGCCGACACGGTGACCCGCTATCTGCGGACCCTGGCCACCCACTCGCGCTTCCCGGCGCTCGCGGCGCTGGCCGACACACCGGTGCTCGTGGTGGTCGGCGACAAGGACATGATCACTCCGGTGACCCACTCCGAGGAGATCGTCCGGCGGCTGCCGCACGCCGAGTTCGTGCAGATCCAGGACAGCGGACACGTGGTGATGCTGGAGCACGCGGACGAGGTCAACGCCGCGCTGGCGCGGTTCCTCGAGTCACTGGAGAGCGCGGAGGAACGGTGA
- the alr gene encoding alanine racemase — protein sequence MWQAEVRVDLDAIRENVSRLRSGTTAELMAVVKGDGYGHGMLPAARAALDAGADWLGVCTLDEALTLRRAGVTAPVLAWLLAPGLPLHEGVSAGVDLGAASLPQLDEMVEASRRAERPARLHLKIDTGLSRGGATVADWPALLDAAAKAQADGLVEVVGVWSHFVYADMPGHPTTDRQLAVFHEGLAMVERAGLRPRWRHLANSAATLTRPDTHFDLVRPGLAVYGLSPVAGETYGLRPAMTARARVMLTKRVPSGTGVSYGHTYTTEADANLAVVPLGYADGVPRHASNSGPVQLAGARRTISGRVCMDQFVVDCGDDPVADGDVATLFGSGANGEPTADDWAEAAGTINYEIVTRFGGTRVPRVYDGERP from the coding sequence ATGTGGCAGGCCGAGGTACGCGTCGATCTTGACGCGATCCGTGAGAACGTGAGCCGACTCCGCTCCGGCACCACCGCTGAGCTGATGGCGGTGGTCAAGGGCGACGGTTACGGCCATGGCATGCTTCCGGCCGCCCGGGCCGCGCTCGACGCCGGGGCGGACTGGCTCGGTGTCTGCACCCTCGACGAGGCGCTCACGCTGCGCCGGGCCGGAGTGACCGCGCCGGTGCTGGCCTGGCTGCTCGCTCCCGGGCTGCCGCTGCACGAGGGGGTCAGCGCCGGGGTGGATCTGGGCGCGGCCAGCCTGCCGCAACTGGACGAGATGGTCGAGGCGAGCCGGCGCGCCGAGCGCCCGGCCCGGTTGCACCTGAAGATCGACACCGGGCTCTCCCGGGGTGGGGCGACCGTCGCGGACTGGCCGGCGCTGCTGGACGCCGCCGCCAAGGCGCAGGCCGACGGCCTGGTCGAGGTGGTCGGCGTGTGGAGCCACTTCGTGTACGCGGACATGCCCGGCCACCCGACCACCGACCGGCAACTGGCCGTCTTTCACGAGGGGCTGGCCATGGTCGAGCGGGCCGGGCTCCGCCCGCGCTGGCGGCACCTGGCCAACTCGGCGGCGACCCTGACCCGCCCGGACACCCACTTCGACCTGGTCCGCCCCGGCCTGGCCGTCTACGGCCTCTCCCCGGTGGCCGGCGAGACGTACGGGCTGCGCCCGGCGATGACCGCGCGGGCCCGGGTGATGCTCACCAAGCGGGTGCCCTCCGGCACCGGTGTCTCCTACGGGCATACCTACACCACGGAGGCCGACGCCAACCTGGCCGTGGTGCCACTCGGCTACGCCGACGGGGTGCCCCGGCACGCGTCCAACAGCGGGCCGGTGCAGCTCGCCGGCGCGCGGCGGACCATCTCCGGACGGGTCTGCATGGACCAGTTCGTGGTGGACTGCGGCGACGACCCGGTGGCCGACGGCGACGTGGCGACGCTCTTCGGCAGCGGCGCCAACGGCGAGCCGACGGCCGACGACTGGGCTGAAGCGGCCGGCACCATCAACTACGAGATCGTCACCCGGTTCGGCGGCACCCGGGTGCCCCGGGTCTACGACGGCGAGCGGCCGTGA
- a CDS encoding NAD(P)H-hydrate dehydratase: MRPVWRVADVRAAEAGLMGTLPEGTLMQRAAAGLARRAALLLVERGGLYGGRVLLLVGSGDNGGDALYAGERLARRGVAVSALLLAPGRAHAAGLAALRAAGGRLVDRPVGPVDLVLDGIVGIGGTGGLRANADEVVQRLAELRGRDGGRATVLAVDVPSGVAVDTGHVPLAASGRPTAVRADVTVTFGALKPALVVGPAAVLAGQVELVDIGLRPWLRGTPAMRVTEWSDVVDWWPRLGPASEKYSRGVVGLATGSATYPGAAVLSVGGALAGPTGMVRYAGGAKAEVLHQHPSVIATERVAEAGRVQAWVCGSGLGTGEDAAAELRAVLAAPVPVVLDADALTLLVDGSLADQLRGRDAPIVVTPHDREFSRLCGEEPGADRVGAALRLAAWMNAVVLLKGDRTVIGTPDGRAYVNPTGTSALATGGTGDVLAGLLGSLLASGLPPERAAASAAYLHGLAGREAARGGPVTAPDVAIALRPVIARLG, from the coding sequence ATGAGACCGGTGTGGCGGGTGGCTGACGTACGGGCGGCCGAGGCGGGACTGATGGGCACGTTGCCGGAGGGCACGCTGATGCAGCGGGCCGCCGCCGGGCTGGCCCGACGGGCCGCGCTGCTGCTCGTCGAGCGGGGTGGTCTGTACGGCGGGCGGGTGTTGCTGCTGGTCGGCTCCGGTGACAACGGCGGCGACGCGTTGTACGCCGGGGAGCGGTTGGCCCGCCGGGGCGTCGCCGTGTCCGCTCTGCTGCTCGCCCCCGGACGGGCGCATGCCGCAGGGCTGGCCGCGCTGCGGGCCGCCGGTGGCCGGCTGGTGGACCGACCGGTCGGCCCGGTGGACCTGGTCCTCGACGGCATCGTCGGCATCGGCGGCACGGGCGGGCTGCGGGCGAACGCCGACGAGGTGGTGCAGCGCCTCGCTGAGCTGCGTGGGCGGGACGGCGGCCGGGCCACCGTGCTGGCGGTCGACGTGCCGAGCGGGGTGGCGGTGGACACCGGGCACGTACCGCTGGCCGCGTCCGGCCGGCCTACCGCGGTCCGCGCCGACGTGACGGTGACCTTCGGCGCGCTGAAGCCCGCCCTGGTCGTCGGACCCGCCGCCGTGCTGGCCGGGCAGGTGGAGCTGGTCGACATCGGGCTGCGGCCGTGGCTGCGGGGCACCCCGGCGATGCGGGTCACCGAGTGGTCCGACGTGGTCGACTGGTGGCCGCGGCTGGGCCCGGCGTCGGAGAAGTACAGCCGGGGCGTGGTCGGTCTGGCCACCGGCTCGGCCACCTACCCGGGCGCGGCGGTGCTCTCCGTCGGAGGGGCACTGGCCGGGCCGACCGGCATGGTCCGCTACGCCGGCGGCGCCAAGGCGGAGGTGTTGCACCAGCACCCCTCGGTGATCGCCACCGAGCGGGTCGCCGAGGCGGGCCGGGTGCAGGCCTGGGTCTGTGGCTCCGGGCTGGGCACCGGCGAGGACGCGGCGGCCGAGCTGCGCGCCGTGCTGGCCGCGCCGGTGCCGGTGGTGCTCGACGCCGACGCGCTGACCCTGCTCGTGGACGGCTCGCTCGCCGACCAGCTGCGCGGTCGGGACGCGCCGATCGTGGTCACCCCGCACGATCGGGAGTTCAGCCGGCTCTGCGGGGAGGAGCCCGGCGCCGACCGGGTCGGCGCCGCGCTGCGGCTGGCCGCCTGGATGAACGCCGTGGTGCTGCTCAAGGGGGACCGCACGGTGATCGGCACCCCGGACGGTCGGGCGTACGTCAACCCGACCGGCACCTCGGCGCTGGCCACCGGCGGCACCGGCGACGTGTTGGCCGGGCTGCTCGGCTCGCTGCTGGCGTCCGGCCTGCCCCCCGAGCGGGCGGCGGCCTCCGCGGCGTACCTGCACGGGCTGGCCGGCCGGGAGGCGGCCCGCGGCGGGCCGGTGACCGCGCCCGACGTGGCGATCGCGTTGCGTCCGGTTATCGCCCGGCTGGGCTGA
- a CDS encoding holo-ACP synthase, whose product MIVAVGIDVVLVDRFARALARTPLLADRLFTEAERYTRSGNPRSPESLAARFAAKEAVAKALGAPSGLSWHDCEVVPDPDGRPWLTVSGTVAAVALERGVNRWHLSLSHDGGIASAMVVAER is encoded by the coding sequence GTGATCGTCGCTGTCGGCATCGACGTCGTCCTGGTGGACCGGTTCGCCCGGGCACTGGCGCGGACGCCGCTGCTCGCCGACCGGCTCTTCACCGAGGCCGAGCGGTACACCCGCTCCGGCAACCCGCGCTCGCCGGAGTCGCTCGCCGCCCGCTTCGCCGCCAAGGAGGCCGTCGCCAAGGCGCTCGGCGCGCCGTCCGGGCTGAGCTGGCACGACTGCGAGGTCGTGCCCGATCCGGACGGCCGCCCCTGGCTGACCGTCTCCGGCACGGTCGCGGCGGTGGCGCTCGAGCGTGGGGTCAACCGCTGGCATCTCTCGCTGTCGCACGACGGCGGGATCGCGTCGGCGATGGTGGTCGCGGAACGGTGA
- a CDS encoding alpha/beta hydrolase, translating to MTTVGYRQLWAADPGGWRAAGAAWAGLTGPVERRAGELGGATGRLRDGWSGAAATAADARLAGLRDELTSVVPALIEADQVLAELAGRLVVAKARLGEAVALADASGLVVDRAGGVHVDPTRARPTERAGLAAARVAAAPRDALDRAGAADRTAADRLDELGRAARSGWASPPPPGRPAPGAAPALVRAWWSGLTPAQRRWLVGHEPTLVGRLDGVPVAARDQANRLRLGAWREELLAERRRLLTRVPPGPAASVRLRGVAARLAGLEALAGRLVAAGEPRAYLLGLDAAGEGRVVMALGDPDHADRVLTYVPGMTAGLDDAPGELGRAARVLDRCAALAPGERSSAVLWLDYDAPDFLPEAASAGQARDAGPALHRFQEGLRASHEGPPARQTVLGHSYGSLVVGMAAREHGLAADALVFVGSPGVGAAHAAELGLLPGQVWASSAPDDVIRLARPADELARRAARRCPARRRARLARPGRARAVVRPRPG from the coding sequence GTGACCACCGTCGGCTACCGGCAACTCTGGGCTGCGGACCCGGGCGGGTGGCGGGCCGCCGGGGCGGCGTGGGCCGGGTTGACCGGGCCGGTCGAGCGGCGCGCAGGCGAGCTGGGTGGGGCCACCGGGCGGCTGCGGGACGGCTGGTCCGGTGCGGCCGCCACGGCGGCGGACGCCCGGCTCGCCGGCCTGCGCGACGAGCTGACCTCGGTCGTTCCCGCGTTGATCGAGGCCGACCAGGTGCTGGCCGAGTTGGCCGGCCGGCTGGTGGTGGCGAAGGCGCGGCTCGGCGAGGCGGTCGCCCTGGCCGATGCGTCCGGCCTGGTGGTGGACCGGGCGGGCGGGGTGCACGTTGATCCGACCCGGGCGCGGCCGACCGAGCGGGCCGGCCTGGCGGCAGCCCGGGTGGCGGCGGCACCGCGGGACGCGCTCGACCGGGCCGGGGCGGCCGACCGCACGGCCGCCGACCGGTTGGACGAGTTGGGCCGAGCCGCCCGCTCCGGCTGGGCGTCCCCGCCACCGCCCGGCCGCCCGGCTCCCGGTGCCGCGCCGGCCCTGGTCCGGGCCTGGTGGTCCGGGTTGACCCCGGCGCAGCGGCGGTGGCTGGTCGGGCACGAGCCGACCCTGGTCGGCCGCCTGGACGGGGTGCCGGTAGCCGCCCGCGACCAGGCCAACCGGCTGCGACTCGGTGCCTGGCGCGAGGAGTTGCTGGCCGAGCGGCGACGGTTGCTGACCCGGGTGCCGCCCGGGCCGGCCGCGTCGGTCCGGCTGCGCGGGGTGGCGGCGCGGCTGGCCGGGCTGGAGGCGCTGGCTGGGCGGCTGGTGGCGGCCGGGGAGCCGCGGGCGTACCTGCTCGGGCTGGACGCGGCCGGGGAGGGGCGGGTGGTGATGGCACTCGGCGACCCGGACCATGCCGACCGGGTGTTGACCTATGTGCCGGGGATGACGGCGGGTCTGGACGACGCCCCCGGCGAGCTGGGCCGGGCGGCGCGGGTCCTGGACCGGTGTGCCGCGCTCGCCCCGGGTGAGCGCAGCTCGGCGGTGCTCTGGCTGGACTACGACGCACCGGACTTCCTGCCCGAGGCGGCCTCGGCCGGCCAGGCCCGCGACGCCGGGCCGGCGTTGCACCGCTTCCAGGAGGGGCTACGGGCCAGCCACGAGGGACCGCCGGCCCGGCAGACCGTCCTGGGGCACAGCTACGGCTCGCTGGTGGTGGGCATGGCGGCCCGGGAGCACGGGTTGGCCGCCGACGCGCTGGTCTTCGTCGGCTCGCCCGGGGTGGGTGCGGCGCACGCCGCCGAGTTGGGCCTGCTGCCCGGGCAGGTCTGGGCCAGCAGCGCCCCCGACGACGTGATCCGGCTGGCCCGCCCCGCCGACGAGCTGGCCCGGCGCGCTGCTCGGCGCTGCCCCGCTCGCCGCCGTGCTCGGCTGGCCCGACCGGGGCGGGCACGAGCTGTGGTTCGGCCACGACCCGGCTGA